The proteins below are encoded in one region of Triticum aestivum cultivar Chinese Spring chromosome 1B, IWGSC CS RefSeq v2.1, whole genome shotgun sequence:
- the LOC123082939 gene encoding uncharacterized protein has translation MPRYCIPHVPSVPRVTDTSDEPDESNATSVSRPSRAHPTRPTSPTTHAVAYFNRMCRGYPTITVAQVVRIVSSLADVDAALQDLGITEVNQANQVRFQLDERAPLQDAAEIGVRTRPGRHGFILVNPELLECKSKTKGALERSFNIMINEALERIDQEMLGVDASISELKVLVLKNDNQMPHNGPPLVKRNRGVQHVIYPHPPFPEDPSFEHGTPRERVPYQPAYGTQQERDEAAARDRRAQRALWHAKLCILEARQSILKDKRSEMMSKMRVEFNRIMEEPSDLGAGYAAYEFPPLA, from the exons ATGCCACGCTACTGCATCCCACACGTCCCGTCCGTCCCGCGCGTCACCGACACGTCCGACGAACCCGACGAGTCCAACGCTACCAGTGTGTCCCgcccgtcccgcgcgcacccgacgcgcccgacgagcccgacaacACACGCCGTGGCTTATTTCAACAGGATGTGTC GAGGATATCCCACCATCACCGTGGCCCAAGTCGTCAGAATAGTTTCCAGCCTTGCTGATGTTGACGCTGCGCTTCAAGATTTGGGCATCACTGAGGTGAATCAAGCTAATCAGGTTCGATTTCAACTGGATGAGCGAGCCCCCCTTCAAGATGCAGCAGAGATCGGTGTAAGGACCCGTCCAGGAAGGCATGGATTCATACTTGTTAATCCAGAGTTGTTGGAGTGCAAGTCTAAGACCAAGGGGGCATTAGAGAGGTCCTTCAACATCATGATTAACGAAGCCCTGGAGCGGATTGATCAAGAGATGTTGGGAGTTGACGCAAGCATCTCAGAACTGAAGGTCCTTGTGCTCAAGAATGACAATCAGATGCCACATAATGGACCTCCACTTGTCAAAAGAAATCGGGGAGTACAACATGTCATCTATCCACACCCTCCT TTCCCAGAAGATCCTAGCTTTGAGCATGGCACACCCCGAGAGAGAGTCCCATATCAACCTGCTTATGGTACACAACAAGAGAGGGATGAGGCAGCTGCTCGTGACAGGCGTGCCCAGAGGGCCCTCTGGCATGCCAAACTCTGTATTTTGGAGGCGAGGCAGTCCATCTTGAAGGACAAGAGGTCTGAGATGATGTCAAAGATGAGGGTGGAGTTCAACAGGATTATGGAGGAACCATCTGACTTAGGGGCTGGTTACGCGGCCTATGAATTTCCTCCATTGGCGTAG